A genomic stretch from Mesoplodon densirostris isolate mMesDen1 chromosome 3, mMesDen1 primary haplotype, whole genome shotgun sequence includes:
- the LOC132485528 gene encoding putative monooxygenase p33MONOX: MASRQPEVPALEPSGPLGKMSLPIGMYRWAFSYDDALEDPTPVTPPPSDMGSIPWKPVIPERKYQHRAKVEEGEASVSSRALPSAIDGTDKAPVVKAKATHVIMSSLITKQTQESIQRFEQQAGLRDAGYTPHKGLTTEETKYLRVAEALHKLKLQSREITREEKQPASTQSTPSSSPHSSPKQKPRGWFTSGSSTALPGPNLSTMDSGSGEKDRSSADKWSLFGPRSLQKSDSGGFAIQAYKGAQKPSPMELIRTQATRMAEDPAVFKPPKMDIPVIEGKKQLPRAHNLKPRDLNVLTLTGF, from the coding sequence ATGGCTTCGAGACAACCAGAAGTGCCTGCTCTTGAGCCTAGTGGGCCTCTAGGCAAGATGTCCCTGCCCATCGGGATGTACCGCTGGGCATTCAGCTATGATGATGCCCTCGAGGACCCTACGCCCGTGACTCCTCCTCCATCGGACATGGGCAGCATCCCCTGGAAGCCAGTGATTCCAGAGCGCAAGTATCAGCACCGCGCCaaggtggaggaaggagaggccagCGTCTCATCCCGTGCCCTGCCATCGGCCATTGATGGTACGGACAAGGCCCCCGTGGTGAAGGCTAAAGCTACCCATGTCATCATGAGTTCTCTGATCACAAAACAGACCCAGGAGAGCATTCAGCGTTTTGAGCAACAGGCAGGGCTGAGAGATGCTGGCTACACACCCCACAAGGGCCTTACCACCGAGGAGACCAAGTACCTTCGAGTGGCAGAAGCACTCCATAAACTAAAGCTCCAGAGCAGAGAGATAACAAGAGAGGAGAAGCAGCCGGCCTCCACCCAGTCCACCCCAAGCAGCAGCCCCCACTCGTCCCCTAAGCAGAAGCCCAGAGGCTGGTTCACTTCTGGTTCTTCCACAGCCTTACCTGGCCCCAATCTTAGCACCATGGATTCTGGAAGCGGGGAAAAAGACAGAAGCTCGGCAGATAAATGGAGCCTCTTTGGACCAAGATCCCTCCAGAAGTCTGATTCAGGAGGTTTTGCCATCCAGGCCTACAAAGGAGCCCAGAAGCCTTCTCCAATGGAACTGATTCGCACGCAGGCCACCCGAATGGCCGAGGATCCAGCAGTGTTCAAGCCACCCAAAATGGACATCCCAGTGATAGAAGGGAAGAAACAGCTGCCGCGGGCCCACAATCTAAAACCGCGGGACTTGAATGTTCTCACACTCACTGGCTTCTAG